From Gopherus flavomarginatus isolate rGopFla2 chromosome 7, rGopFla2.mat.asm, whole genome shotgun sequence, the proteins below share one genomic window:
- the NPM1 gene encoding nucleophosmin, which produces MEDSMDMESMGPLRPQTFLFGCELKADKEYNFKVHDEENEHQLSLRTVSLGAGAKDELHVIEAEALDYEGNPIKVTLASLKMSVQPTVSLGGFEITPPVVLRLKCGSGPVHVSGQHLVALEEEPESDDEDEVKILNTSAKRPASGIAAKTPQKKAKLLIEDEEEEEEEDEDDDDEDEDEDDDDLDEEEEEKIPMKKPAQDLSAKNTPKSKQNGKDSKPSTPASKSKTPKSNKKEKPQSPKSPKVPLSLEEIKAKMQGTMEKGSSLPKVEAKFVNYVKNCFRTQDQKIIEALWQWRQTL; this is translated from the exons ATGGAGGACAGCATGGACATGGAGAGCATGGGCCCCCTGCGCCCTCAGACCTTCCTCTTCG GTTGTGAACTAAAGGCAGATAAGGAGTATAACTTCAAGGTGCATGATGAGGAAAATGAACACCAGTTGTCACTGAGAACA GTTAGTTTAGGCGCTGGTGCCAAAGATGAATTACACGTTATAGAAGCAGAGGCATTGGATTATGAAGGGAACCCTATTAAAGTCACACTGGcatctttgaaaatgtcagtACAGCCTACG GTTTCTTTAGGTGGTTTTGAGATTACACCTCCAGTCGTTTTGAGGTTGAAATGTGGTTCAGGGCCCGTGCATGTCAGTGGCCAGCATCTTGTAG CATTAGAGGAAGAACCAGAGTCTGATGATGAAGATGAAGTGAAGATATTAAACACTTCAGCAAAGAGACCAGCAAGCGGAATAGCAGCTAAAACTCCGCAG aaaaaagcaaaattgTTAatagaagatgaggaggaggaggaggaggaggatgaagatgatGACGATGAGGATGAAGATGAAGA TGATGATGATTTAgatgaagaggaagaagagaagattcCAATGAAGAAA CCTGCCCAGGATTTGTCAGCAAAAAATACTCCGAAATCAAAGCAGAATGGAAAAGATTCTAAGCCATCCACACCAGCGTCTAAATCAAAA ACCCCGAAGtctaataaaaaggaaaaaccaCAAAGTCCAAAATCACCAAAAGTGCCCCTTTCACTAGAGGAGATTAAAGCAAAGATGCAGGGAACCATGGAAAAG ggTTCTTCCCTTCCTAAAGTGGAAGCCAAATTTGTCAACTATGTTAAGAATTGTTTCAGGACACAGGACCAGAAG ATTATTGAAGCTCTCTGGCAGTGGAGACAGACTCTGTAA